The genomic region ATATCGGGATTACTTAAAACAAGAATTTAGCGACCTGATCGACCAACTGGAATTGCCGGAATTAGAAAAGCGGTTTATGAAATCCCGGTGGCTCGATCAGGTTTTGTGGTTGGAAGGGAAAGCGGATAAAACGCGCCAGTGGTCTTTACGATTGCGCTTGACGACGATTGTCGGGGGTGTCGTGATTCCGGCTTTGGTCAGCTTGAATTTCAACGATAGTAAAATCGGTCGCTATATCGGTTGGTTTACCTTTGGGTTGAGCCAAGTGGTGGCGGTGAGTGCGGCGATCGACGAATATTTCCATTATGGGGAGAAATCGACCCAATACCGACAAACGGCGGAATCGTTAAAAAGTGAAGGCTGGTATTTTTTACAGTTGAGCGGTCCGTATCATAAGTATACAGACTACAAAGACGCTTATGCAATGTTTTCGGGTCGGATTGAAAACTATATTAAATCCGACGTAGAGGCGATCGTCGAAATGGCCAAGCAGAAAGCCCAAGACGAAGAAGAAAAAGGCCAATCGAGACAGGGACAATATTTACCTGCACCGGGTTTGGCGGGGGTTCCCGCTCCCAATATGGGCAATGCGGGGACGGTGGGTATGCCGACTTATGCCGAGCCGACACCCGCGCGATACTCCGACCGAGACGCTGCGCGAACGCAACCGGAAATCGAATCGCCCTGGGGCGAACTGCCCGACGAACCGTTTGCCCGAGGTCCGGGGCGCTGGTCCGAAGAGCGCGTCGAACCCGATACTTCTCTGGAGTCGCTAGGCGTTCGCGCAGCGTCTCCCCAGGAGAATCGCGGCGCTTGGGAAGAGAGGGAGGGACGCCGCGAGAGGATGCAGTCGGGAAGAGTGCCGGAAGAAATGCCGCCGGAAATGCCGCCGGGAAGACCGATGCCGATGGTGGATCGAGCCGATCCGCTCTTGGAAGAACCCGTCACCCCCGAGGCCGATCGCACCCCCGTTCGTCAGATCGTCGATCGCGAAGACCCACTATTGGCCGAAGACCCGGTATTGGCAGGCGATCGCCGCGCCCAGTGGGGACGACGCGACCCGCGACCCGCTCCCGTGTCACCGGAACTGCCCGTAGACAGCGAACCCGCCCCGGCGAATGTGGCTCGACCTCCCGGCAGACCGATGGCTCGGGAACAATGGGAAGAGTTGGAACAAGTGGCACGGCGTCCCGCACGAGAGCCACATTCCTCGGGTTCCTCACGGGAGTCTCACCCGCAAGACGATGACGATCTCTGGCACGATTTAGAGAACGCGGCGCGTTCGCGATCGATGCGATCGTAGTAGGACTGTTCTGATTCGCGCCATCGAATTCCCAGAGAAACAGAAAGCAAGTAGGGATCCCCTAGATCTTCCGACGCCGTGGAGGATCTAGGGGATTGTCGTTGGCCGATCGCACCGGGTTGGGAGTTGCCACGCGATCGCCTAAGAGGAAGCATTGGAAAGTCGCCAAATTCCTGAAGGGACACCGCATTGTCCTGTCCCTTCTATAACGCCCAAAAATATAACGCGCAAAAAAGAGGCGATCGCGAAGCGGCTCGTGAGAGAGCATCGCCGCGATCGCTGCTTGCAGCTTTTGTGAAGTGACCCCAAATTTAACGATCTTCGACCAACTTGACCTCCTCGGGAGTCATATAAGGATCGCAAATTTGCCGATCGCTGTCGCTCAGTTTAATATTCGTCTTGAGATAGTCTCCCAACAAACTACATCCTTGCACTAACAGAGTTTCCGTATTCGTTTGGCGATCGCCCCCTTCCACCGTCGGCAGACTGTCGAGATCCCACAACACGATTGTTTTATCCGCACTCCCACTGGCGAGGTGTTCGCCTTCCGGACTGAACGCCACGGCCCGCACCCAATTGGTATGACCGCGCAGGGGGGTAATCTCTTCCCCTTCGCGGGTCCACAAGCGCACCGTGTTGTCTTTCCCCGCCGAGGCAATTTTCTGACCGTCCGGCGAAAAGGTCACGTCCCAAACCCAATCGCTGTGACCTTCTAGCACCTTATAAGGCTTAGTTTCAAAGGCACGGGTTCCCTGACGTTTCCACAAAATAATCGTCTTGTCCCCACTGGCGCTGGCGAGCAGTTGACCGTCGGGACTGAAACCGAGGGCATTAATCCAGTTCTTATGACCTTCAAGAGTTTGCAGTAACTCCCCGTCCAGATTCCAGATTTTAATCAGTAAATCGCCCCCCGCAGACGCGAGCAGTTGACCGTCGGGAGAAAACACCACGTCAGTCGCTTCGCGATCGTGAGCGTCTATGGAATGGAGCAGTTGACCGTCAATCGACCAAATTTTTACTGTCCCGTCCGCACTCGCCGAAGCGACCAAATTGCCATCGGGAGCAATACTCAAGTTTTTGACCGTGGAGGTATGCCCTTTAAAAACTGCTGACGGTTCCTTTTGACGACCGGAGAGGGTGGCGGCAAAATCCCACAGTTGTAACGTATTGTCGTAACTGGCGGTCAGCATGAACTTGCTGTCGGGGGTGAAATTGACGTTACGCAGTCCCGCTTGATAGCGCAAGGTTTCGAGCAGGACTGTCCCGTCTCGCTTCCACAGTCGCAGGGTGTTGTCCGTCCCGACCGAGGCAATATACTCGCCGTCGGGAGTAAAGCGCACTCCTTTAATTCCCGAGAGGTGACCTTGCAGAATTTCGATGACGCTGCCTTCCAAACTCCGCAGTTTGATCGTCGTATCGCCACTGGCGGACGCAATCGACTCGCCATCGGGAGAAAAGCGGACGTTCTTGACGCCGCCACTATTGCCACGAAAAGTTTTGAGCAACGTGCCTTCGTGACTCCAGAGTTTGACCGTATCGTCTTCGGCGGCGGAGACGATCAGTTTGCCGTTGGGGGAGAAAGCGACGCTTCTGACCCAGTTGACGTGAGCTTCGAGGGTTTTGATTTCGGTTCCCTCTTCGACGTTCCAGAGTTTGAGGGTGTTGTCCGAACTGGCACTGACGAGGGTTTTTCCGTCGGGGGCGAAATCAATTTCCCAAACGCGATCGCCGTGTCCACGTAGGGTTTTTATCAATTCGCCGTCTTTGCTCCACAGGTGAATCAGGCGATCGCTACTCGCCGAAGCAATCGTGTTTCCGTCTGGAGAAAATTTGATGTCGTTAATTTGTTGTGAGTGAGCTTTGAGGGTTTTCATCGGGGTACCGTCGAGCTTCCACAAAGTGAGAACCCCATTTTCACTGCCCGTTGCCAGGGTTTCACCATCGGGAGAAAAGGCGACCGCCCGGGCGCGATCGCTCAATTCAAAGCTACTCATTAAAGTCCCGTCCAACTTCCACAGCTTAACCGTTTTGTCCGTACAAGCCGTGGCGATCGTCTGGCCGTCCGGCGCAAAAATCGCACGGCGCACCGTATCCGGATGCTCCAACGTCAGCACTAACGTTCCGTCGCGCTTCCAGAGTTTGACCGTCCCGTCATCACTCGCCGACACGAGGAGTTCTCCGTTCGTCGAGAAACTAACCCCGTTGACCGTATCCCCGTGACCTTCGAGGCGATTGCGTTCTTGAACCCCGTAAACCGCTTCGCGCAAGGCAATCTCGGCATCTTGGGTGATTTCCGGGCTGATAGAGGACACGTCCCTCGCTTGTTTGGCGGCCTTGACACTAGAAACCAGTGCTTCTAATTGGTTATCCGTCAGCAAGCTGGCGCGCGATAAAGCACTCAAGGCGGTAATTTCTCGTTTTTGAGCCAAATTGCGCTGGTGAACCGCCATGCGGTGCTGTCCTTTGGCGACGACGGCTAAAACTAAGGTGACCGCCAAGCCGAATCCGATCGCCCCAATCGCAAATCCTTGTTGCTTGACTTTCGCCTGACTGCTGGCAATCACGTATTGGGTATGCAAGGCCGTCGGTTTTGGGTCTTTGGCGCCACCTTCAGAAAGCCATTGTTCTGCCTCCTTGAGGTCGTTACCGCGCAGGAGAAAACTGGCATCTTTTTTGTGCTCCCACTCCAGAGCCCGTTGTTGCAAGCGCGTATGAGTTTTGACATGACCGAGATCCGTATCCATCGCCTCTAAGAGTTCCTCAAAGGCATTAGAAAAGTTATCGGTTTCGCGAGCAAAAATCCAATTGAGTCGGGCTAATTCCGGATGGACTTCGGTATCGGGAGCCATTTGCCACACCACCGGAATCAAGCGCTTGTTATTTTGAAGCGCGTGTTCGACTTCTTCCAAACAATAGGGCGAAGCAATCGACTCGGGACTGATGATAAAAATAAAATTATTGGCGGCTTCGATCCCTTCAAAAATTTCTCGTCGCCAGTCTGCCGTTTTGGGGATGCCGTCCCAGTCTACCCAAACTTCCCGATTTTCCTTTTTGAAGGCTTCGTACAGTTGGGCGACAAACTCTTTATCGCGTCGGCAATAGGAAATAAAAGCTTCAAGCATAGAGATAACTGTAGGCGCGTTCGGTCAATATCGAAGAGACGAAAGGCGACGCCGGGGCGATCGCACTCCATGAAATGGCGTCATTCGCGAGGCTGGCCAGTCGCAAGGGAGATGCGGGCACTCCCTTGCCGACTTTTGGAGCGATCTCGGGCGTTATTTTGAGACGAAGTGAATCCAGTTGTCGCCATCGGGACCGCACAAC from Oxynema aestuarii AP17 harbors:
- a CDS encoding toll/interleukin-1 receptor domain-containing protein, whose product is MLEAFISYCRRDKEFVAQLYEAFKKENREVWVDWDGIPKTADWRREIFEGIEAANNFIFIISPESIASPYCLEEVEHALQNNKRLIPVVWQMAPDTEVHPELARLNWIFARETDNFSNAFEELLEAMDTDLGHVKTHTRLQQRALEWEHKKDASFLLRGNDLKEAEQWLSEGGAKDPKPTALHTQYVIASSQAKVKQQGFAIGAIGFGLAVTLVLAVVAKGQHRMAVHQRNLAQKREITALSALSRASLLTDNQLEALVSSVKAAKQARDVSSISPEITQDAEIALREAVYGVQERNRLEGHGDTVNGVSFSTNGELLVSASDDGTVKLWKRDGTLVLTLEHPDTVRRAIFAPDGQTIATACTDKTVKLWKLDGTLMSSFELSDRARAVAFSPDGETLATGSENGVLTLWKLDGTPMKTLKAHSQQINDIKFSPDGNTIASASSDRLIHLWSKDGELIKTLRGHGDRVWEIDFAPDGKTLVSASSDNTLKLWNVEEGTEIKTLEAHVNWVRSVAFSPNGKLIVSAAEDDTVKLWSHEGTLLKTFRGNSGGVKNVRFSPDGESIASASGDTTIKLRSLEGSVIEILQGHLSGIKGVRFTPDGEYIASVGTDNTLRLWKRDGTVLLETLRYQAGLRNVNFTPDSKFMLTASYDNTLQLWDFAATLSGRQKEPSAVFKGHTSTVKNLSIAPDGNLVASASADGTVKIWSIDGQLLHSIDAHDREATDVVFSPDGQLLASAGGDLLIKIWNLDGELLQTLEGHKNWINALGFSPDGQLLASASGDKTIILWKRQGTRAFETKPYKVLEGHSDWVWDVTFSPDGQKIASAGKDNTVRLWTREGEEITPLRGHTNWVRAVAFSPEGEHLASGSADKTIVLWDLDSLPTVEGGDRQTNTETLLVQGCSLLGDYLKTNIKLSDSDRQICDPYMTPEEVKLVEDR
- a CDS encoding DUF4231 domain-containing protein; translated protein: MAKKNSYRDYLKQEFSDLIDQLELPELEKRFMKSRWLDQVLWLEGKADKTRQWSLRLRLTTIVGGVVIPALVSLNFNDSKIGRYIGWFTFGLSQVVAVSAAIDEYFHYGEKSTQYRQTAESLKSEGWYFLQLSGPYHKYTDYKDAYAMFSGRIENYIKSDVEAIVEMAKQKAQDEEEKGQSRQGQYLPAPGLAGVPAPNMGNAGTVGMPTYAEPTPARYSDRDAARTQPEIESPWGELPDEPFARGPGRWSEERVEPDTSLESLGVRAASPQENRGAWEEREGRRERMQSGRVPEEMPPEMPPGRPMPMVDRADPLLEEPVTPEADRTPVRQIVDREDPLLAEDPVLAGDRRAQWGRRDPRPAPVSPELPVDSEPAPANVARPPGRPMAREQWEELEQVARRPAREPHSSGSSRESHPQDDDDLWHDLENAARSRSMRS